ACGAAAACAGCTTTTTCGCCGTTGTAGTCACCTGGGCCGACGTAAGGGGAGTATTTCATCTTGCGTTCTGCGCCGAAGGCTGACATCACGCCACAGAGTCGTTCGGCCCAGTCGCTGGGGCGGAATTTGCGTCCCTGTTTGGTCAGGCCAACAATGATGAAGGTGGTCGATTCTTGTATTGTCATTGTTCTACTCTGCGTTAGCGGGCGTTGCGACCTCTGGTTGCCGCATTCTAGCAGAAGCCTTCCGGCTGTGGCGTACTTGCCATCTTGAGGGGTAAAACTTCTTTTCCCTGAATGCGATACGTTGTTTTTCCAGAAACGCTTGCATATACTGGCCCTATCGCTTTGATCTGATGGGGGTTCTATGCTGGCTTCCTCGATTACCAAGTATCACTTCCGCATCCGTACGCGCACCGGGGCGATCGTCGAAAATCTTGCCATTTTTGGCAAGTCAGAAGATGAGGCTGGCTGTAA
The sequence above is drawn from the Dechloromonas sp. TW-R-39-2 genome and encodes:
- a CDS encoding DUF3579 domain-containing protein, giving the protein MTIQESTTFIIVGLTKQGRKFRPSDWAERLCGVMSAFGAERKMKYSPYVGPGDYNGEKAVFVDGRLGEIEPMAYRFMLNFAQDNDLQIIDGVCSLEDKKSAS